DNA from Pseudomonadota bacterium:
CAGGGCGGCCTTGCTATCGCCTTCGGCCATGTGCTCGTTGCCGGCTTCGACGTGCGCATTGGAGGAGCGCAGGGGCTCCCAGGCAAGTACCGTCGAGGGGCTTGCACATGCCACCAGCGCGGCCACGAGCGCACAACCCTTCATGGCTGCCCCTGTTGTCTGCGCCTGCCGATCCAGGCCTCCGGCAGCAGCGCCTCCAGGACGATGAGCAGGAATGCCGGCAGCAGGACCAGCGCATAGCGTTCCTCGTGCACGGTGATTCGTCGGGCCTTGAGCTCCCTTTGCTTCATCCGCGTCATGGCCTGACGGATCTTGGCCATCCCCACGCTACCGTGTTTTGCACGAAGGTACCTGCCGCCGCCTGCCTGTGCGATCCGACGAAGCTGCTTTTCGTTGTCAGCGGTCAGGGCTGTCACGATCGGCTTGCCGTCCTCGTCCCTCATGTATCCGGTCCAGGTCCCGTCCAACGCGTAGGTCGGAATCGGCTCGCCCGTACGGGAACCGATGCCCACCACGTGCAGCCTGGCTCCCGTTTGTGCGAGCTCCCTGGCAGCCTCGACCGGATCACCCTCGTGATCTTCGCCGTCGGTCATGAGCACGACTACCTGCGAGCGTTCGGCAGCAGCTTGAGCCTTGTGCTTCGGTATCGAGCGTTGCAGGAGCCTGGTAGCGGCAGTAAGCGCGCGACCGATGGCCGTGCCACCGACGGGCATGTCGAGCGGCCCCAGCTCGCGAAAGAAGAGCGCCGCAGCGGCGTAGTCGACGGTCATCGGAAACTCCATGGTCTCGCCCGCAAAGGCCACGATGCCGACGCGGTCGCCGCCGAGCTCGCCGATGAACTTGGTCACCTCGGCTTTGGCTCGCTCGATGCGGCTCGGGCGCACATCCTGGGCGAGCATGCTCTTCGAGAAGTCCATGACGAACACTACGTCCACACCTCGCTTGCGCAGCATGCGGGTCCGACTGCCGTACTGCGGTCTGGCGAGCGCGACGATCGTCAGCGTCAGCCCCAGCACCAGAAGCACCCCCCGCGTTGCCCGCAGCGCGGTCGAGCGGCCGACGATCATCGACCGGGCCGCCTTTCCGAAGCGCGCGGCGGCGTTGGTCCTGAGCTTCCATCCAACCAGTCCGGCAGCAATCACGACAGGCACCACCAGGAGCAGCCACAGCATGTCGGATGAATGCCAGGTCACGGCCACCTCCGAAGCCACAACGTGCCAAGGAACGCCTCGAGCAGCAACAGCGCCAGCGCGGGTGCGACAAAGGCACCGAACAGCTCGCCGTGAACGCGTCCGGCATCTTCGATCTGGCTTTTTTCCAGACGATCGAGAATCACGTGGAAGCTTCTTTCCAGGCCCTCACGATCGCTGACTTCGAAGGATTCGCCGCCGGTCTTGCCTGCGACGCTGCGCAGCAGCTCGGGGTTGATGGGGAAGCTGCCGCGGTCCCACAGTGCCCGGCCAAACAGATCGACGCCCTGCTTGATGGGCGCGTCTGCCGAGCGTCCCATCAGAATCGTGTAGATCTTGACGCCGAGGCTGGCCGCGAAGTCCGCCGACTGAAGCGGCGAGACGTTGCCGCTGTTCGAGTCGCCGTCGGTAAGCAGGATCACAACCTTGCTCTTCGCTTGGGAGCGCCTGAGGCGGTTGAGCGCCACACCGATGGCGTTTCCGATGGCGGTGCCTCGGCCATCGATGACCCCCAGCTCGAGCTCATCGATCATCGTGCGCAGGGCCTCGTGATCGGTTGTAAGGGGGAGCAACGTGTAGGCATCGCGTCCGAAGATGACCGCGCCCACCCGGTCGTTGGGCCGCTTCTGGATGAAATCGTCGACCACATGCTGCGTGGCCGTGAATCGGTTGGGGCTGATGTCGGCTGCCTGCATGGACAGCGACACGTCGAGAGTCAGCACGATGTCGATCCCCTCGACCTCCGTGCTGTCTCGAGCATGGATGCTCTGCGGGCCCATCAGCGCAAGCGACATGAGCGCGACGGCGACCGTGCGTGCTCCGGCGAGGCCATCGCTAACCCACAATCGAAGGCGGCGCGCAGCAGAGACGGTCGCTTGGGCCTGAGCGAGCTCACTACCGCGCGACACCCGCAGGCGTGGCAGACGCTGGCGCTGCAGGTAGCCACGCACCGCCAGCACCAAGAGCGCAGCCGGCAGCAGCGTCCACGCCCAGGGGCGCTCGAAGCGCAGATTCTCGGCTCGGAGAGGGACCTCGTACAGCGCTTCGATGCTCCATGCAACGAGCGATGCCACAGGCAGCGCGATCAACGCCGTCCAGAGGATAGGGCGCAGGCGAGTGAGCACTCTCTTCATGGCGAACCGCTCTGGTCATGGCTCGTGCCGCCCGCCTCACCAGGCTCGGGTCCTGCGCCCGGTGGCGGACCGTCCGAGGGCCCCTTGGTGCTTGCCTCGCCGCTTTGCGGAGCAGCAGTCGCCTGCCTGGCGTCTTGGTTGCTGTCCGGGGTGCTGAAGCGCACGATATCGAAGGCCTTGGCCAGCACCAGATCAGCCTCGTCCGCGTCCGGCTCGGCCTTGGCAAACTTGACCAAGTCGCAGCGGTGCAGGAAGGGAACGACGTCCTGAAGCAGCGCGCCTTGGCCTGGATTGCTGTCGAGCTTCTCGATGACCTCGTCGCTCGTGCTTTCCAGGCCTTCGAAGCAGTAGCGTGCTCCCAGGTAATCGCGGACCACGTCGCTGGTGCGATCGACGAACTCGGCGGCGCGGTCGCCTTCGAGGTAGCGGGCCTTGTCCAGGCGTAGCCTCTGCAGCTTTCGCGTGGCGGTCTCCCAGGGCGGTGCAGGAGGCGGTGCAGATGGGGGAGGTCGCGCGCGACGCCGCCACCAGCGCGCTCCGAGCAGGGTCATGAGCACCACCAACGCGGCGCCGGCAGCCAGGCCCAGGGCCCACAGCAGCGTGTAGTCGTCCTGGATCACCGCCACCGGTTTGGTGGGCGGTTTGAGCTTGGCGTTGGGCTCGTTGCCCAGGTGCGAACCGACCGCCAAGGGTCTTGGCTCGGTCGAGACGCTCCCGACCACCCCGTCCGAAGTCACGACCCGCAGCTCGAGTGCCGGGATCCGGGCTTCGCCCGGCGACAAGGCCAACAGGTCGAGGCGGAAGTTGAAACGCTGCCGCCCGCCGGCAGCCGGCTCGATGCGCACGCTCTTGTCGACGATCTCGAACTGGCCGAGATCCTGCTCGGGAACCGTCACGTCGTCGCCCTGGGCGGCGTCGGCGGTTACGAGCACGCGCACGACTTCGCCGGTCTTGACGCCCCGTTCGGGTTGAATCTGCAACGAGAGCTTGGGTCGATGCGCTGCGCTCAGACCCGCCGGATCCGCGCTCGCGGCGCCCGCAGGGCCTTGATCGCCCGGCGCGTCTTCGGTCTGGCGCTGATCGTCGGTGTGTGCGTCGGGTGGTGCATCGGCGGCCGCGGGCGCCGGCGTGCGGGGCGCTGCCTGCTGGGCCTCGCCCGAGGCAGCGACTAGTGCGACGCACGTTGCCAGGGGCCACCCCCTCATCCGAACCTCGCCATGCGCCGTTGACGCAACCGGAATAGGTCGACGATCGGCTTGACGTAGGCCCGATCGGTGAAGATCGTCAGATGATCGAGATTCAGGCGCCGAAACAGCTGCTCGCGTGCTGTGCGCTCCCGCAGCACGCGGTCGTGGAAGGCTTGGCGCACTGCGGGCTGGCTGCAATCGATCTCGTAGAGCTCACCGCTTTCCAGATCTTCGACCAAGGACAGGCCCAGGTCAGGAAGCTGTTCCTCCCGCGGGTCGACAACCTGGATAGGTATCAAATCGTGGCGTGCGGCCGAGATGCGTAGGTTGTGCTCGTAGCGTGCTGCGATGAAGTCGCTGATCAGAAACGCGACGCAGCGCCTCTTGGCGACGTGACCCAGCAGATCGAGTGCCGTCCGCAGGTCAGTCCCCGCATGTTGGGGCCGGGCATTCAGGATCTCCGCGATCACCCGCATCACGTGCCCCTTGCCTTTCTTGGGCGGTACGAAGCGCTCGATGCGATCGCTGAACATGACGAGGCCAACACGGTCGCTGTTCTTGATCGCACTGAACGCGAGCAGGGCCGCCACCTCCGCGACCGTCTCGATCTTCGCCCGCGCAACGGAAGCGAAACGTTGACTCGCCGACAGATCCACCAGCAGCATCACCGTCATCTCGCGTTCTTCGGTGAAGACCTTGACGTAGGTCTCGTTCATCCGCGCGCTGACGTTCCAGTCGATGAAACGCACGTCGTCACCCGGCTGGTACTGGCGCACTTCGCTGAACGCCATGCCGCGGCCCTTGAAGACAGAATGATAGCCCCCCGCGAGCTGATTGTTTGCCAGACGCGCGGTATGGATCTCGATCTTGCGCAGCTTCTTAACGATCTCGCGGGGGATCACGAAGGAGCCTAGGGCACTTCCACTGCCTCGAAGACACGGCGTACGATCTGGTCGCTACTTACCTCTTCGGCTTCCGCCTCGTAGGTGCGAATGATGCGATGGCGCAGCACGTCAGGCCCCACGGCCTTGACATCCTCGGGCGTAACGAAACCTCGGTGCTTCAGAAACGCGTGCGCGCGGGAGGTCAGGTTGAGCGCGATCGAAGCACGGGGCGATGCTCCGTGGGCGACCATGTCCCGCAGGTCCTTCAGTCCGATAGCGGCCGGATCACGCGTGGCCGTCACCACATCGATAATGTAGTCCTTGATCTTGTCGTCGGCGTATACGTGACCGATCGTCTTGCGTGCGTGCAGAACGTCCGCGGGGGTGACCACGCGCTGAACCTGCAGGGCACCGGGTGAGCCGTCACCGGCTCCAGCCCCGG
Protein-coding regions in this window:
- a CDS encoding VWA domain-containing protein produces the protein MTWHSSDMLWLLLVVPVVIAAGLVGWKLRTNAAARFGKAARSMIVGRSTALRATRGVLLVLGLTLTIVALARPQYGSRTRMLRKRGVDVVFVMDFSKSMLAQDVRPSRIERAKAEVTKFIGELGGDRVGIVAFAGETMEFPMTVDYAAAALFFRELGPLDMPVGGTAIGRALTAATRLLQRSIPKHKAQAAAERSQVVVLMTDGEDHEGDPVEAARELAQTGARLHVVGIGSRTGEPIPTYALDGTWTGYMRDEDGKPIVTALTADNEKQLRRIAQAGGGRYLRAKHGSVGMAKIRQAMTRMKQRELKARRITVHEERYALVLLPAFLLIVLEALLPEAWIGRRRQQGQP
- a CDS encoding DUF58 domain-containing protein, which produces MIPREIVKKLRKIEIHTARLANNQLAGGYHSVFKGRGMAFSEVRQYQPGDDVRFIDWNVSARMNETYVKVFTEEREMTVMLLVDLSASQRFASVARAKIETVAEVAALLAFSAIKNSDRVGLVMFSDRIERFVPPKKGKGHVMRVIAEILNARPQHAGTDLRTALDLLGHVAKRRCVAFLISDFIAARYEHNLRISAARHDLIPIQVVDPREEQLPDLGLSLVEDLESGELYEIDCSQPAVRQAFHDRVLRERTAREQLFRRLNLDHLTIFTDRAYVKPIVDLFRLRQRRMARFG
- a CDS encoding MoxR family ATPase, which encodes QEGTYPLPEAQVDRFMMHVRVDYPNREQERQIMERITDHELKIPGAGAGDGSPGALQVQRVVTPADVLHARKTIGHVYADDKIKDYIIDVVTATRDPAAIGLKDLRDMVAHGASPRASIALNLTSRAHAFLKHRGFVTPEDVKAVGPDVLRHRIIRTYEAEAEEVSSDQIVRRVFEAVEVP
- a CDS encoding VWA domain-containing protein — encoded protein: MKRVLTRLRPILWTALIALPVASLVAWSIEALYEVPLRAENLRFERPWAWTLLPAALLVLAVRGYLQRQRLPRLRVSRGSELAQAQATVSAARRLRLWVSDGLAGARTVAVALMSLALMGPQSIHARDSTEVEGIDIVLTLDVSLSMQAADISPNRFTATQHVVDDFIQKRPNDRVGAVIFGRDAYTLLPLTTDHEALRTMIDELELGVIDGRGTAIGNAIGVALNRLRRSQAKSKVVILLTDGDSNSGNVSPLQSADFAASLGVKIYTILMGRSADAPIKQGVDLFGRALWDRGSFPINPELLRSVAGKTGGESFEVSDREGLERSFHVILDRLEKSQIEDAGRVHGELFGAFVAPALALLLLEAFLGTLWLRRWP